The Micromonospora krabiensis genome window below encodes:
- a CDS encoding NACHT domain-containing protein: MPDALGYADAVRLLGGEQSRLVDRFDKLTTGALLVAAVPVPALLGIFDARAEFVRLGHELVRGASEKRSGLSRYGRTQRLAAAHAVIAVTAFFEQLGELDLPFDVGGLKIGRSEQLGMAGARPADDLTAALFSTGAPVPGPHLPYPELRSALVGYYETLVTTFLSFLRGLAIADTLYDRRWRATEQALARLPLSAADRHRDLLTRLAADFPEVSLWLQLDAHEATRQEVHRLSLGLAEMRRTLRDLSTGRAPDARRQALGAAYAAELRRPVIPSGDVPAGLSVPTLGEAYVPPLCRIAELGPDARPSEERWWAHRPVRDDLWQSLVVHLTSSGATRAPLLVLGQPGSGKSVLTRVLAAQLPAADFLVVRVTLRDVYAAGDLQDQIEQAVRNDTGERLDWPTLSRSAGDALPVVVLDGFDELLQATGVSQTDYLRRVAAFQHREADQSRPVAVLVTSRTSVADRAQPPPGTIAIRLEPFDEARVGAWVETWNRVNRAAFRAPGARPLDREIVLSHRELAEQPLLLLMLALYDAEGGDLREAGELRRGDLYERLLRRFARREVVKQRDGLPEPELDRAVEEELRRLAVVAFAMFNRGVQWVTTTELDGDLAALPLAGAPARERSGLRTPLAPAEVVLGRFFFIHRSRASSDERRRETYEFLHATFGEYLVARLTVQVVDDLVARDAAASLSWGGGPLDDDLLHALLSYAVLSTRSTVLAFLGEWLAGRAVEQRDAWFDLLLRLFREVPYAAGARRFDDYRPRRLRVPARYAAYGANLLLLVLAAGGMVTSRQLFPEAADPVAEWRAQVGLWRAQLDPEEWKSLSDLLALERLGAGGARDIRLWTHYRLGAPPETDVPWLLGLPPGRPGSGWGLSGDTLARLRRNAHLTCDVDSGVVVHAVEPLFDKLASALGVFSTGTGAPASAARALVDAWLLPLRAATERERREVYLRCARLVTDVSGVVPEWDRAAFLRLLFDRLAADRTASPELVAEVLSACQVELLKEPATRFALMRCAQRALGANEVTDLRLAQIVNPLMRDNAGQFDVPLDDVTASVLARLHERGLAEPFLTPGLLAGFEDRYGRQHPDLVRRLGPLVRDFVGQPGKRRQDGVADAVEAGS, translated from the coding sequence TGCCGGTGCCGGCGCTGCTCGGCATCTTCGACGCCCGGGCGGAGTTCGTCCGGCTCGGCCACGAGCTCGTGCGCGGAGCGTCCGAGAAGCGGTCCGGGCTGTCACGCTACGGGCGGACGCAGCGCCTGGCGGCGGCGCACGCGGTCATCGCGGTGACCGCCTTCTTCGAGCAGCTGGGCGAGCTGGACCTGCCCTTCGACGTCGGCGGGCTGAAGATCGGCCGGTCCGAGCAGCTGGGCATGGCCGGTGCCCGGCCGGCGGACGATCTCACGGCCGCCCTGTTCTCGACGGGCGCCCCGGTTCCGGGCCCGCACCTGCCCTATCCCGAGCTGCGGTCGGCCCTCGTCGGATACTACGAGACGCTGGTGACGACCTTCCTCTCGTTCCTGCGCGGGCTGGCGATCGCCGACACGCTGTACGACCGCCGGTGGCGCGCGACCGAGCAGGCGCTGGCCCGGCTTCCGCTCTCGGCCGCCGACCGGCACCGCGACCTGCTCACCCGCCTCGCCGCCGACTTTCCCGAGGTGTCGCTCTGGCTCCAGCTGGACGCGCACGAGGCGACCCGGCAGGAGGTCCACCGGCTGTCCCTCGGGCTAGCCGAGATGCGTCGTACGCTGCGCGACCTCTCCACCGGGCGGGCGCCGGACGCGCGGCGCCAGGCCCTCGGGGCCGCCTACGCCGCCGAGCTGCGCCGGCCGGTCATCCCCTCCGGGGACGTGCCGGCGGGCCTCAGCGTGCCGACCCTCGGCGAGGCGTACGTGCCGCCGCTGTGCCGGATCGCGGAGCTGGGGCCGGACGCGCGGCCCAGCGAGGAGCGCTGGTGGGCGCATCGACCGGTTCGTGACGACCTGTGGCAGTCCCTGGTCGTCCACCTCACCTCGTCCGGCGCCACCCGGGCGCCGCTGCTGGTGCTCGGCCAACCGGGGTCGGGCAAGTCGGTGCTGACCCGGGTCCTCGCGGCCCAACTGCCGGCGGCGGACTTCCTCGTGGTCCGGGTGACGCTCCGCGACGTCTACGCCGCCGGTGACCTTCAGGACCAGATCGAGCAGGCGGTCCGCAACGACACGGGGGAGCGGCTCGACTGGCCGACGCTGTCCCGCTCGGCGGGCGACGCGTTGCCGGTCGTCGTGCTCGACGGGTTCGACGAGCTGCTCCAGGCGACCGGGGTCAGCCAGACCGACTACCTGCGGCGGGTGGCCGCGTTCCAGCACCGCGAGGCCGACCAGAGCCGCCCCGTGGCCGTGCTGGTGACCAGCCGCACGAGCGTGGCCGACCGGGCCCAACCGCCGCCGGGCACCATCGCCATCCGGCTGGAGCCCTTCGACGAGGCGCGGGTCGGGGCCTGGGTGGAGACCTGGAACCGGGTCAACCGGGCCGCCTTCCGGGCACCCGGCGCCCGCCCGCTGGACCGGGAGATCGTGCTGTCGCACCGCGAGCTGGCCGAGCAGCCGCTGCTGCTGTTGATGCTCGCGCTCTACGACGCCGAGGGCGGTGACCTGCGGGAGGCCGGTGAGCTGCGCCGCGGTGACCTCTACGAGCGGCTGTTGCGGCGCTTCGCCCGCCGGGAGGTGGTCAAGCAGCGCGACGGCCTGCCCGAGCCGGAGCTGGACCGGGCCGTCGAGGAGGAGCTCCGCCGGCTCGCCGTGGTGGCGTTCGCGATGTTCAACCGGGGCGTCCAGTGGGTCACCACCACCGAACTGGACGGTGACCTCGCGGCGTTGCCCCTGGCCGGGGCGCCGGCCCGCGAGCGGTCGGGGCTCCGGACGCCGCTTGCGCCCGCCGAGGTGGTGCTGGGCCGGTTCTTCTTCATCCACCGCTCCCGCGCCTCGTCCGACGAGCGTCGGCGCGAGACGTACGAGTTCCTGCACGCCACGTTCGGCGAGTACCTGGTGGCCCGGCTGACCGTGCAGGTAGTGGACGACCTGGTCGCCCGCGACGCCGCCGCCAGCCTGTCGTGGGGCGGCGGGCCGCTCGACGACGATCTGCTGCACGCGCTGCTCTCGTACGCGGTGTTGAGCACCCGGTCCACCGTGCTCGCGTTCCTCGGCGAGTGGCTGGCGGGGCGGGCCGTCGAGCAGCGCGACGCCTGGTTCGACCTCCTGCTGCGACTGTTCCGGGAGGTCCCCTACGCCGCGGGGGCGCGCCGGTTCGACGACTACCGTCCGCGGCGGCTGCGGGTGCCCGCCCGGTACGCCGCGTACGGCGCCAACCTGCTGCTGCTCGTCCTGGCCGCGGGGGGCATGGTGACCAGCCGGCAGCTGTTCCCCGAGGCGGCCGACCCGGTGGCCGAGTGGCGGGCGCAGGTGGGGCTCTGGCGTGCCCAGCTCGACCCGGAGGAGTGGAAGAGTCTCAGTGACCTGCTGGCGCTGGAGCGACTCGGTGCGGGCGGCGCGCGGGACATCCGGCTGTGGACGCACTACCGGCTCGGGGCTCCACCGGAGACCGACGTGCCGTGGCTGCTGGGACTTCCGCCCGGCCGCCCGGGCAGCGGCTGGGGCCTGTCGGGCGACACTCTGGCCCGTCTGCGGCGGAACGCCCACCTGACCTGCGACGTGGACTCCGGCGTCGTGGTGCACGCCGTCGAGCCGCTGTTCGACAAGCTGGCGAGCGCGCTCGGCGTCTTCTCCACCGGTACGGGTGCGCCCGCCTCGGCGGCTCGGGCGCTGGTGGACGCCTGGCTGCTGCCCCTGCGGGCGGCGACGGAGCGGGAACGACGCGAGGTTTACCTGCGCTGTGCGCGGCTGGTGACCGACGTGTCCGGGGTGGTGCCGGAGTGGGACCGTGCGGCGTTCCTGCGGCTGCTGTTCGACCGCCTGGCCGCCGACCGGACGGCGTCGCCCGAACTGGTGGCCGAGGTGCTGTCCGCGTGCCAGGTCGAGCTGCTCAAGGAGCCGGCGACGAGATTCGCGCTGATGCGCTGTGCGCAGCGGGCGTTGGGCGCGAACGAGGTGACGGATCTGCGGCTCGCCCAGATCGTCAACCCGCTGATGCGCGACAACGCCGGCCAGTTCGACGTTCCGTTGGACGACGTGACCGCCTCCGTGCTGGCGCGGCTGCACGAGCGGGGGCTGGCGGAGCCGTTCCTCACCCCCGGACTGCTGGCCGGCTTCGAAGACCGCTACGGGAGGCAGCACCCCGACCTGGTGCGGCGGCTCGGCCCGCTGGTGCGCGATTTTGTGGGACAGCCCGGGAAACGCCGACAGGACGGTGTCGCCGACGCCGTCGAGGCTGGTTCCTGA
- a CDS encoding type 1 glutamine amidotransferase, which translates to MATALVIENDPTDDLRRLGEWLTEAGLELWVVRPHAGDELPADLEGYAALVVLGGEQQAYPLADGSPGAPWFPAVEGLLRKAVRHRVPTLAICLGAQLLATAHAGQVERSPSGPEVGPAVVGRRDAAEADPLFRYVPLIPDVFQWHSDEITELPRGATLLAASTRYPHQAFRLGDRAWGLQFHIECDTAMIAEWAADSTVLAELGYDPEVVVAACAAVMVDVEEVWQPFAARFAALALGELDEGAARRSLPLLGQ; encoded by the coding sequence GTGGCAACCGCGTTGGTGATCGAGAACGACCCGACCGACGACCTTCGCCGGCTGGGCGAGTGGCTCACGGAGGCCGGCCTGGAGCTGTGGGTCGTACGCCCGCACGCCGGTGACGAGCTCCCCGCCGACCTGGAGGGCTACGCGGCGCTGGTGGTGCTCGGCGGCGAACAGCAGGCGTACCCGCTGGCGGACGGCTCGCCCGGCGCACCCTGGTTCCCGGCGGTGGAGGGGCTGCTGCGCAAGGCCGTACGGCACCGGGTGCCCACCCTGGCCATCTGTCTCGGCGCGCAGCTGCTGGCGACCGCGCACGCCGGGCAGGTCGAGCGCAGCCCGTCCGGGCCGGAGGTGGGGCCGGCGGTGGTGGGCCGGCGGGACGCGGCCGAGGCCGACCCGCTGTTCCGGTACGTGCCGCTGATCCCGGACGTGTTCCAGTGGCACTCGGACGAGATCACCGAGCTGCCGCGCGGCGCGACGCTGCTCGCCGCCTCCACCCGCTATCCGCACCAGGCGTTCCGCCTCGGTGACCGGGCCTGGGGGCTCCAGTTCCACATCGAGTGCGACACCGCCATGATCGCGGAGTGGGCCGCCGACTCCACGGTCCTCGCCGAGCTGGGTTACGACCCGGAGGTGGTGGTGGCCGCCTGCGCCGCGGTGATGGTCGACGTCGAGGAGGTCTGGCAGCCGTTCGCCGCCCGGTTCGCCGCGTTGGCCCTCGGAGAGCTGGACGAGGGCGCCGCCCGTCGCAGCCTGCCGTTGCTCGGGCAGTGA
- a CDS encoding S66 peptidase family protein, with amino-acid sequence MLVSPSGPTRPERVARGMELLTGWGLRPVLAPNAYARQGYLAGADALRAADLNAAFADPEVRGVICTRGGYGAQRVVDDIDMAAVRRDPKVVAGFSDITALQFALWRGARLASVHGPGAAWLDDRTPPRSAESLHAALMTTEPVTVAAVPEEETFAVRVPGRATGPLLGGNLCLIAATLGTPDMPDLTGAVLLIEDVQEPPYKVDRMLTQLRRAGALDGLAGVAVGQFTDCADGWPVTVADVLTERLGDLGVPVLGGLPVGHGVGQLTVPVGTEATLDTETGTLTVAPAVRPTPSPSPSPSPSPSPTPSPAR; translated from the coding sequence ATGCTGGTGTCCCCGTCCGGGCCGACCCGGCCGGAGCGGGTCGCCCGGGGCATGGAACTGCTCACCGGTTGGGGTCTGCGGCCGGTGCTGGCGCCGAACGCGTACGCCCGGCAGGGCTACCTGGCCGGCGCGGACGCCCTGCGCGCCGCCGACCTGAACGCGGCGTTCGCCGACCCCGAGGTGCGCGGGGTGATCTGCACCCGGGGCGGCTACGGGGCGCAGCGGGTCGTCGACGACATCGACATGGCGGCGGTCCGCCGGGACCCGAAGGTGGTGGCCGGCTTCTCCGACATCACGGCCCTGCAGTTCGCGCTCTGGCGCGGGGCGCGGCTGGCCAGCGTGCACGGGCCCGGCGCGGCGTGGCTGGACGACCGCACCCCACCGCGCTCGGCCGAGTCCCTGCACGCCGCGCTGATGACCACCGAGCCGGTGACCGTCGCCGCGGTCCCCGAGGAGGAGACCTTCGCCGTCCGCGTACCGGGCCGCGCCACCGGTCCACTCCTCGGCGGCAACCTCTGCCTGATCGCCGCCACGCTCGGCACCCCGGACATGCCGGACCTGACCGGGGCGGTGCTGCTGATCGAGGACGTGCAGGAGCCTCCGTACAAGGTGGACCGGATGCTCACCCAGCTGCGTCGGGCCGGCGCGCTGGACGGCCTCGCCGGGGTGGCCGTCGGGCAGTTCACCGACTGCGCGGACGGCTGGCCGGTGACCGTCGCCGACGTGCTCACCGAACGCCTCGGCGACCTGGGCGTGCCGGTGCTCGGCGGCCTGCCGGTGGGGCACGGCGTCGGCCAGCTCACCGTGCCCGTCGGCACCGAGGCGACCCTCGACACCGAGACCGGAACGCTAACCGTGGCGCCCGCCGTCCGCCCCACCCCCTCCCCATCCCCATCCCCGTCCCCCTCCCCGTCCCCGACCCCCTCCCCTGCCCGTTGA
- a CDS encoding MFS transporter → MKLGSGFGWLWSAYAVSTYGTWIAFGAFPLLAVRVLHSSAFAVSLLEAAGLAVAAIVAFPLGPWVAHRPKRPVMITMDLTRFLATASVPVAYALGLLSYGHLLVVSVVSGAAGIAFSAASGAYLKHLVHGDHLLIANGRFEGTTWVATAAGPPLGGALVGLLGPVVTVTANAVSYLLSALGILRIRGDDVAAPRDPATRVRGAALLGGWRFIGHDHVLRRLFLNSVLVGGLITATVPLLAVLLLGEYHFPAWQYGLAFGVPALGGLVGARLSARLAARHGRRRVMVVSGWLRSIFPLGLAFVRPGVTGLLTVIVVEALLITCMGVFNPIYATERLRRTPPDQAAQVLTAWSVAGRLVQAALTMVWGVLAALIGPLAAITVSGVLLLATPLLLPRRTDPSHPEPVRRGGAVPAPTGDAPPSGGNALASGGNVLASDN, encoded by the coding sequence GTGAAACTGGGGTCCGGCTTCGGCTGGCTGTGGTCGGCCTACGCCGTCAGCACGTACGGCACGTGGATCGCCTTCGGCGCGTTCCCGCTCCTCGCGGTTCGCGTGCTGCACTCGTCGGCGTTCGCGGTGTCGCTCCTGGAGGCGGCCGGGCTCGCCGTCGCGGCGATCGTCGCTTTCCCGCTCGGGCCGTGGGTCGCGCACCGCCCCAAGCGACCGGTGATGATCACGATGGACCTGACCCGGTTCCTCGCCACCGCGAGCGTCCCGGTCGCGTACGCCCTCGGCCTGCTGTCGTACGGCCACCTGCTCGTCGTCTCGGTCGTCTCCGGAGCGGCGGGCATCGCCTTCAGCGCCGCGTCCGGCGCGTACCTGAAGCACCTCGTCCACGGCGACCACCTGCTGATCGCGAACGGGAGGTTCGAGGGCACGACCTGGGTGGCGACCGCCGCCGGACCGCCGCTCGGCGGCGCACTCGTCGGCCTGCTCGGGCCGGTCGTCACCGTCACGGCCAACGCCGTCAGCTACCTGCTGTCCGCGCTCGGCATCCTCCGCATCCGCGGGGACGACGTCGCGGCACCCCGCGACCCGGCCACCAGGGTACGCGGGGCGGCCCTCCTCGGCGGCTGGCGGTTCATCGGCCACGACCACGTACTGCGGCGCCTGTTCCTCAACTCGGTCCTGGTCGGCGGCCTGATCACGGCCACCGTCCCGCTGCTGGCCGTCCTGCTGCTGGGCGAGTACCACTTCCCCGCGTGGCAGTACGGCCTCGCCTTCGGCGTCCCGGCACTCGGCGGCTTGGTGGGGGCCCGCCTCTCCGCCCGCCTCGCGGCGCGTCACGGGCGGCGCCGCGTCATGGTCGTCTCTGGCTGGCTGCGGTCGATCTTCCCGCTCGGTCTCGCGTTCGTCCGGCCCGGTGTCACCGGACTGCTCACCGTGATCGTGGTCGAGGCCCTGTTGATCACCTGCATGGGCGTCTTCAACCCGATCTACGCCACCGAACGCCTACGACGGACTCCCCCGGACCAGGCCGCCCAGGTCCTCACCGCGTGGAGCGTCGCCGGCAGACTCGTCCAGGCCGCTCTCACGATGGTCTGGGGCGTCCTCGCCGCCCTCATCGGCCCGCTCGCCGCGATCACCGTCTCCGGCGTCCTCCTGCTCGCCACCCCGCTCCTGCTGCCCCGACGAACAGACCCGTCCCACCCCGAGCCGGTCCGGCGTGGTGGCGCCGTCCCAGCCCCGACCGGCGACGCACCGCCCTCCGGCGGCAACGCCCTGGCCTCCGGCGGCAACGTCCTGGCCTCGGACAACTAG
- a CDS encoding VOC family protein, whose amino-acid sequence MTISNAVTWFEIGAERPDEAQRFYGDLFGWTFTEAGAGGVSYRTTEGGAGQGIGGAIRGTGEGGPRYATFFVEVPDVAETIRRAEAAGGKVHVPAKTNAAGLTFAHLLDPAGNHIGVFSPPPAA is encoded by the coding sequence ATGACCATCAGCAATGCCGTCACCTGGTTCGAGATCGGCGCCGAGCGGCCGGACGAGGCGCAGCGGTTCTACGGTGACCTGTTCGGCTGGACGTTCACCGAGGCGGGCGCCGGCGGGGTGTCGTACCGGACGACCGAGGGTGGCGCCGGCCAGGGGATCGGCGGGGCGATCCGCGGCACGGGCGAGGGCGGCCCGCGCTACGCGACCTTCTTCGTGGAGGTGCCCGACGTCGCCGAGACCATCCGGCGTGCCGAGGCGGCCGGCGGAAAGGTGCACGTGCCGGCGAAGACCAACGCCGCCGGGCTCACCTTCGCCCACCTGCTCGACCCGGCCGGCAACCACATCGGCGTCTTCTCGCCCCCGCCGGCCGCCTGA
- a CDS encoding LysR family transcriptional regulator codes for MDTEAVRSFVRAAELGQLRHAADELGVTQQAVSKRVAALERELEVRLFTRSARGVELTLDGQAFLPHARSIVAGADRAVSAVRPGSRALRIDVLGLRSAQAVVLHDYWRSHPGTDLDVVTLRVDDPTEVAAAVQAGDVDAAFRSVTDPAALPPDVRMVHAFDSPLELLVGPRHPLASARTLTPSQLRERRIWVPGIVPRSEWADFYDQLATDFDLRIDAAGPNFGDEVLLDALAASADVATLVGARDRYLWPTSHGLRRIPIVDPVLAYPLSLMFPRTSPHPGLRAVVDHLASLAPLPGTVWRPSWAPAPRHARRSH; via the coding sequence GTGGATACCGAGGCGGTGCGGTCGTTCGTCCGGGCGGCCGAGCTCGGCCAGCTGCGACACGCGGCGGACGAGTTGGGCGTGACCCAGCAGGCGGTGTCGAAGCGGGTCGCCGCTCTGGAACGCGAGCTGGAGGTCCGCCTGTTCACCCGCAGCGCCCGAGGCGTCGAGCTGACGCTGGACGGCCAGGCGTTCCTGCCGCACGCGCGGAGCATCGTCGCGGGTGCCGACCGCGCCGTCAGCGCGGTCCGGCCGGGCTCGCGGGCCCTGCGGATCGACGTCCTCGGCCTGCGGAGCGCACAGGCCGTCGTCCTGCACGACTACTGGCGGTCGCATCCCGGGACCGACCTCGACGTGGTGACCCTCCGGGTCGACGACCCCACCGAGGTGGCCGCCGCCGTCCAGGCCGGCGACGTCGACGCCGCGTTCCGCAGCGTCACCGACCCGGCCGCGCTGCCCCCCGACGTGCGGATGGTCCACGCCTTCGACTCGCCGCTGGAACTCCTCGTCGGTCCCCGGCATCCGCTCGCCTCCGCGCGGACCCTGACGCCGTCCCAGCTGCGCGAGCGTCGGATCTGGGTGCCGGGCATCGTGCCCCGGAGCGAATGGGCGGACTTCTACGACCAGCTCGCCACCGACTTCGACCTCCGCATCGACGCGGCCGGCCCGAACTTCGGCGACGAGGTGCTGCTCGACGCGCTCGCGGCCTCCGCCGACGTGGCCACCCTCGTCGGCGCCCGCGACCGGTACCTCTGGCCCACGAGCCACGGCCTGCGCCGCATCCCGATCGTGGACCCGGTGCTCGCCTACCCGCTCTCCCTCATGTTTCCCAGGACGAGTCCGCATCCGGGGCTTCGGGCGGTCGTCGACCACCTGGCGAGCCTGGCACCGCTGCCCGGAACGGTCTGGCGTCCGTCCTGGGCGCCGGCACCCCGGCACGCCCGGCGGAGCCACTGA
- a CDS encoding Vgb family protein yields the protein MTHPRIREIPVAESGAGPYGIAVGPDGALWLTLVHAGGIARVGADGDVRTWSLDAPDSRPLIITPGPDGALWFSRSGDDRLGRIATDGGLSAVTLPAGTGPCGVVTGADGALWYAGMNSDTVGRVTPDGAVTTFPLPMTGAFASMLAAGPDAVWCTLNQANAIARVGTDGSVDVRPVPTERAAPVGITVAADGAVWFVEIGAGQLGRIAPDGRIDEFPLPDRAARPHAIVADPAGGVWYTEWGANRIGHADAAGSITTFDLPTAGSEPHGLTLAADGTLWAALETGHVARLTP from the coding sequence GTGACTCACCCTCGGATCCGGGAGATCCCGGTGGCCGAGAGCGGCGCCGGGCCGTACGGCATCGCGGTCGGGCCCGACGGCGCGCTCTGGCTGACGCTGGTCCACGCCGGCGGCATCGCCCGCGTCGGCGCGGACGGCGACGTGCGGACCTGGTCGCTGGACGCGCCGGACAGCCGACCCCTGATCATCACGCCCGGGCCGGACGGCGCGCTGTGGTTCAGCCGCTCCGGTGACGACCGGCTCGGCCGGATCGCCACCGACGGCGGGCTCAGCGCCGTCACGCTTCCGGCCGGCACCGGCCCGTGCGGCGTCGTCACCGGTGCCGACGGTGCCCTCTGGTACGCCGGGATGAACTCCGACACGGTCGGCCGGGTCACGCCCGACGGCGCGGTGACAACGTTCCCGCTGCCGATGACCGGGGCGTTCGCCTCGATGCTCGCCGCCGGCCCGGACGCGGTGTGGTGCACCCTCAACCAGGCGAACGCGATCGCCCGGGTCGGGACGGACGGCAGCGTCGACGTGCGGCCGGTGCCAACCGAGCGCGCCGCGCCGGTCGGCATCACCGTCGCGGCCGACGGGGCCGTCTGGTTCGTGGAGATCGGTGCCGGTCAGCTCGGTCGGATCGCTCCGGACGGTCGGATCGACGAGTTCCCGCTGCCGGACCGCGCCGCCCGGCCGCACGCGATCGTCGCCGACCCCGCCGGCGGGGTCTGGTACACCGAGTGGGGCGCCAACCGGATCGGCCACGCCGACGCCGCCGGGTCGATCACCACGTTCGACCTGCCGACCGCGGGCTCCGAGCCGCACGGCCTCACGCTTGCCGCCGACGGCACGCTCTGGGCCGCCCTGGAGACCGGCCACGTGGCCCGCCTAACCCCCTAA